In Arthrobacter ramosus, one DNA window encodes the following:
- a CDS encoding ABC transporter ATP-binding protein, which translates to MPVVLEHLGKRFGDGAPVLDDVNATIQQGEFVALLGASGCGKSTLLNILAGLDQPTSGALEVPSDGAAFMFQDSALFPWLTARGNIELALKLADKSGSLSKASRAARAGELLDLVHLGGAGDKRPHELSGGMRQRVALARALAQDRQLLLMDEPFAALDAITRDLLHDELERIWKETGRTIVFVTHNVREAVRLGQRVLLLSSRPGRVVAEWNVTEEHRTDAGRAGELTGTITRRLREEIRRHAN; encoded by the coding sequence ATGCCAGTCGTACTGGAACATCTGGGTAAACGCTTCGGCGACGGCGCCCCGGTGCTGGACGACGTCAACGCCACCATCCAGCAAGGCGAGTTCGTCGCCCTGCTCGGTGCGTCCGGCTGCGGCAAATCCACCCTGCTGAACATCCTCGCGGGGCTGGACCAGCCGACGTCGGGCGCCCTGGAGGTGCCCAGCGACGGTGCCGCCTTCATGTTCCAGGATTCGGCGCTGTTTCCGTGGCTCACTGCCCGCGGCAATATCGAACTCGCACTGAAGCTCGCCGACAAGTCCGGCAGCCTGAGCAAAGCGTCGCGTGCTGCCCGTGCGGGCGAGTTGCTGGACCTCGTCCATTTGGGTGGCGCGGGGGACAAGCGCCCGCACGAACTCTCCGGCGGCATGCGGCAGCGCGTTGCCCTGGCCCGCGCCTTGGCCCAGGACCGGCAGCTGTTGCTGATGGACGAGCCGTTCGCTGCGCTCGACGCCATCACCCGTGACCTTCTGCACGACGAGCTCGAGCGGATTTGGAAGGAAACCGGCCGCACCATCGTGTTCGTGACGCACAACGTGCGCGAAGCCGTGAGGCTCGGCCAGCGGGTCCTGCTGCTGTCCTCCCGTCCGGGACGGGTCGTGGCCGAGTGGAACGTCACCGAGGAACACCGGACCGACGCCGGCCGTGCCGGGGAACTGACCGGAACCATTACCCGCCGCCTGCGCGAGGAGATCCGCCGCCATGCCAATTGA
- a CDS encoding ABC transporter permease: MPIEQETRLVEGETVEQAPQSRHITSPSLKGNPDELRDLEAGLDKLQSDAHRKARIDWTRIILPIAALLVLILAWQFYVSLGFKRRDQVPGPLDVLSQFGALWAEGKAQEAVWTSLQRGVIGFLISVAVATPVGLLLAQVQPLRRAFGPLISGLQVLPSVAWVPAAIIWFGLSDGTVYFVVLMGAIPSIINGLISGVDQIPPQYRSVGKVLGASRLQMALQIVLPAALPGYLGGLKQGWAFSWRSLMAAEIIAVGGTIGFGLGSLLDQGRTLSDMATVMSAILAILFVGILIELVVFAPIERRLLLRRGLLAGSTR, from the coding sequence ATGCCAATTGAACAGGAAACCCGACTCGTCGAGGGCGAGACTGTCGAGCAAGCTCCGCAGTCCCGCCACATCACCTCGCCGTCCCTGAAGGGAAACCCGGACGAACTCCGCGACCTCGAGGCCGGCCTGGACAAGTTGCAGTCGGATGCCCACCGCAAGGCGCGCATCGACTGGACCCGGATCATCCTCCCGATTGCGGCGCTCCTGGTCCTCATCCTGGCGTGGCAGTTTTACGTCTCCCTCGGTTTCAAGCGCCGGGACCAGGTTCCCGGCCCGCTCGACGTCCTGAGCCAGTTCGGTGCCCTCTGGGCCGAAGGCAAAGCCCAGGAAGCCGTCTGGACCTCACTTCAGCGCGGCGTGATCGGCTTCCTCATCAGCGTGGCCGTGGCTACTCCGGTGGGCCTGCTCCTGGCACAGGTGCAGCCGCTGCGCCGTGCCTTCGGACCGCTTATCTCCGGGCTCCAGGTGCTGCCGTCGGTGGCCTGGGTTCCGGCGGCGATCATCTGGTTCGGGCTCTCGGACGGCACTGTGTACTTCGTCGTCCTCATGGGTGCCATCCCGTCCATCATCAACGGGCTGATTTCCGGCGTCGACCAGATCCCGCCGCAGTACCGGAGCGTCGGCAAGGTCCTCGGGGCCTCGCGACTGCAGATGGCGTTGCAGATCGTCCTGCCAGCGGCCCTCCCCGGATACCTTGGCGGCCTCAAGCAGGGGTGGGCTTTCTCCTGGCGATCGCTCATGGCCGCAGAAATCATCGCGGTGGGCGGCACCATCGGCTTCGGACTCGGTTCGCTCCTGGACCAGGGCCGCACCTTGTCCGATATGGCCACGGTCATGTCCGCCATCCTGGCGATCTTGTTTGTCGGCATCCTGATCGAGCTCGTCGTGTTCGCCCCGATTGAGCGCCGCCTCCTCCTGCGCCGCGGCCTGCTGGCGGGGAGCACGCGCTAA
- a CDS encoding MarR family winged helix-turn-helix transcriptional regulator, producing MVTQGDLTAGAVVRRRMTAGELAIWRLLLDTTGELRKILGTELQGSNLSPADYQVLLALSEADGSRMRSSELASAIDWERSRLSHHLGRMERRGLIRRDECATDSRGAEVSLTDDGAEAFRRASAPHMKAIKKHFVDALTPGQFESLADILQSLQAHLHPESTVARGGEGGRS from the coding sequence ATGGTGACACAGGGCGATCTGACTGCCGGTGCGGTAGTGCGGCGGCGTATGACGGCGGGAGAGCTCGCGATTTGGCGGTTGTTGCTCGATACGACCGGGGAGCTTCGGAAAATTCTGGGTACCGAGTTGCAGGGGTCGAATCTTTCACCAGCGGACTATCAGGTCCTCCTGGCCCTCAGCGAGGCGGACGGCAGCCGGATGCGCTCATCAGAGCTCGCGTCCGCCATTGACTGGGAACGAAGCCGGCTGTCGCATCACCTGGGACGGATGGAGCGACGCGGCCTGATCCGCCGTGACGAGTGTGCCACCGACAGCCGTGGTGCTGAAGTCTCGCTCACCGACGACGGGGCGGAAGCCTTCCGGCGTGCAAGCGCGCCCCATATGAAGGCCATCAAGAAGCACTTCGTCGACGCCTTGACTCCCGGGCAGTTCGAGTCACTCGCCGATATCCTTCAGTCGCTGCAGGCCCATCTCCACCCTGAATCGACTGTCGCCCGTGGCGGGGAGGGGGGTCGTTCATGA
- a CDS encoding NADPH-dependent F420 reductase, whose protein sequence is MISGMLSPLGAPRIAVLGAGHVGPVIARVAIDAGYHVSIAASGDPGKIALITRVLVPGAEPRWAADAVSDADIVVLAIPLHKFEAFDHALVADKLVVDTMNYWPPIDGVREMFEDSGAGSSEIVQDRLHLSTIVKTLNHIGYHELEDERRPLGSRERRALGVAGDDPGAVAVVAEVIERIGYDAVRLDSLRAGRLLQPGGPVFGVPLGRTAFELATRVGAA, encoded by the coding sequence ATGATCAGCGGAATGTTGTCGCCCCTGGGGGCGCCGCGGATTGCAGTGCTTGGAGCGGGGCACGTCGGCCCTGTGATCGCCCGGGTCGCGATCGACGCCGGCTATCACGTGTCGATCGCGGCCTCTGGTGACCCCGGCAAGATCGCCCTTATTACCCGTGTGCTGGTACCAGGGGCTGAGCCACGGTGGGCAGCCGACGCTGTCAGTGACGCCGACATTGTGGTGCTGGCCATCCCGCTGCACAAGTTTGAGGCCTTCGACCATGCCCTGGTGGCCGACAAGCTCGTCGTTGACACGATGAATTACTGGCCCCCCATCGACGGCGTGCGTGAGATGTTCGAAGACAGCGGGGCCGGCAGTAGCGAGATCGTTCAGGATCGGCTTCACCTATCGACGATCGTTAAGACACTCAACCACATCGGCTACCACGAATTGGAAGACGAACGCCGACCCCTCGGGTCCCGGGAACGCCGCGCGCTCGGCGTCGCTGGCGACGACCCAGGCGCCGTGGCCGTCGTGGCTGAAGTGATCGAGCGTATCGGCTACGACGCCGTCAGGCTGGACAGCCTGCGCGCCGGCCGTCTTCTCCAACCCGGCGGGCCTGTCTTTGGTGTACCGCTCGGCCGAACCGCGTTCGAGCTGGCCACCCGCGTCGGAGCCGCATAA
- a CDS encoding LLM class flavin-dependent oxidoreductase, translated as MDTFGDRTSDDEGRLQSHAQTIRDVVEQGVLADQVGIDFIGIGEHHTDDFPLSAADVVLAAIAARTARIHVGSAVTVLSSDDPVRVFQRYSTLNAISGGRAEVILGRGSSIDSFPLFGYDLADYEGLFEEKTNLFAELLKGGPVTWNGKTRAPLSDQDVVPHTESEPFPVWIGVGGSPQSVIRAAGYGFSLMLAIIGGSPARFAPFAQLFHQALEQFGQDPRPVGVHSPGHVAATDEQAREEFWPHYLETIRRYSKIRGFAIPTRESFAYEVGPHGALYVGSPKTVAQKIATNMTTLGANRFDLKYGMPGLAQHAMLSNIELYGTKVIPLVRHLLA; from the coding sequence ATGGACACGTTCGGCGACCGCACCAGCGATGATGAAGGCCGCCTACAGTCACACGCCCAAACGATTCGCGACGTCGTCGAACAGGGCGTGCTTGCCGACCAAGTCGGTATCGACTTCATCGGGATCGGTGAACACCACACCGATGACTTCCCCTTGTCGGCGGCCGACGTGGTGCTCGCCGCGATCGCAGCGCGCACCGCTCGCATCCACGTCGGGTCGGCAGTCACCGTGCTGAGCTCCGACGATCCCGTCCGGGTGTTTCAGCGCTACTCCACGCTCAACGCCATCTCCGGCGGCCGTGCCGAAGTCATCCTCGGACGCGGCTCCAGCATCGACTCGTTCCCGCTGTTCGGATACGACCTTGCCGACTACGAGGGTCTTTTCGAGGAAAAGACCAACCTCTTCGCCGAGCTGCTCAAAGGTGGCCCGGTCACCTGGAACGGCAAGACCCGTGCACCGCTCAGCGACCAAGATGTCGTGCCGCACACCGAATCCGAACCTTTCCCGGTATGGATCGGCGTCGGCGGTAGCCCGCAGTCGGTCATCCGCGCCGCTGGCTACGGTTTCTCGCTGATGCTCGCGATCATCGGCGGATCCCCCGCGCGGTTTGCACCTTTCGCTCAGCTGTTCCATCAGGCCTTGGAACAATTCGGACAGGACCCCCGCCCGGTCGGAGTGCACTCGCCCGGGCACGTCGCCGCCACCGACGAGCAGGCGCGCGAAGAGTTCTGGCCACACTACTTGGAGACCATCCGTCGCTACAGCAAGATCCGAGGATTCGCTATCCCGACCAGGGAATCGTTCGCATACGAGGTCGGGCCGCACGGAGCGCTCTACGTCGGGTCCCCGAAAACCGTCGCGCAGAAGATCGCGACAAACATGACCACCCTCGGCGCGAATCGTTTCGACCTGAAGTACGGCATGCCCGGTCTCGCGCAACACGCAATGCTGAGCAATATCGAGCTCTACGGCACCAAAGTCATCCCACTCGTCCGCCACCTCCTGGCTTGA